In Drechmeria coniospora strain ARSEF 6962 chromosome 03, whole genome shotgun sequence, the DNA window gatggagatggatggagatggagatgaCGAGATGAGATGAGATGAGATGAGATGGTGCGGGGGTTTGGGATGGGTTGGGCGTGCATGGTGCGGGGGTTTGAACGAGGTGTGCGCCGTAGACTGCTAGGCACCGCACCTAGCACCAACACTACtacgtagtacggagtagcgcTCCGAAGTGCCGCTACAGCCGGCACCTGGTAGGTGTGTGCACTGTGGATGTGAGCAAGTGTtccatacaagtacttgcatgtgttACTTgccaggtactaggtacgtatCTGCGAGCAAGCACAGGTgcagcactgtagttgtgctttCTGCGAGCAAGCAGAGgtgtagtactgtagtttTACTTTCTGCGAGCAAGCAGAGGTGCAGCACTGTAGTTGGggtgcagtactgtagttgtgctttTCTGCGAGCAAGCAGAACtgtaattagttgtacttttCCGCGACCAAGTCGCTGCACGGCACTCATCATCCAGCGAGTacctgcaggtactccgtacagaggcTCCAGTACGGCACGGTGCCGTGGGCCTGACGCGGCGACCCCTGGAGCGCTGGAGCTGGTGCGCCGTGGCGCTGTGGGGTAGCGGCGGCGTCTCGTCCCAGCTGGAAGAGCTTGCGACCCCGACCTGCTCGCCTCGACTCGTCGTGGCCCAGCATGCAGCCGACCACCATGGCCAGGCACGAGCCTGCCGTACCaccatctcgtcggccttcGTGGAGCGGAGCGGGAGCGGAGGGTGCAATCCAGGCCCGTGCTGTTGGTAACGGCAGACCCTGACAAGGTCCCGTTTCCGCCGGCCCCTACGGCCTCGTGGCCTAGCCGTGGCAGCATTTGCGTCGCTCGCACAGGCACCAACCAGCCGATGGGAGTGCTCCCCTGCTTACGGCACATGGTAATCaacactgtacttgctgccgcctcgggtacggagtatgagGCACCTACCTAGCCACCAATAATGACGGGAATATCCTCATAGGTGCTGCATGCATTGCTCCGTAGTTGTGaagcgccgtcggcgacgatgggacATGTCTGACCGTTCGCCGTAGGGGACGTCTGGCGGAGTGCCGCTGAGCGACGCCGCTGAAAAGACGCGGCCAAGCGGCGGGCCCATGACGGCTGGCGTGGTGCCGCGTCGATCAACGGCTACGACATTGTCTTCCAAACCAAGCGAAgtgcctactccgtacttgacgCATCTTCCTCTGGTCGCCGaccgtccccgtcgtccccgtcgtccccgtcgtcccctCGTCCCCGCCCGAGCCAGCCTGCGTCCGAACTGGGTGGTGGCCAGAAATGAGCCAGTGTCCATTTCGGCGAGGCAGCGGTTCGAATAGGCAAGCCGTAATTTCACTTGGCTCTGGCGCCTTGCTGCACTCGTCCCAGCTACCGCTAGCACGCTGTATTTCCTGTTGGTGGCCGTGCTGTGGCCTGCCTGCCCCTGCTCCCTGCCGCCTCGCTGACGCATCACGCGCTTGCCTCCTCTCGCTTCGTCTTGCCACCCCTGCCGCCATGCTCCAAACGAgctttttttttccttctTCCTTCATGCCGCATCGCCAGCGCTGGCGCGAACGACTCGTCGCCTtatctcgtcgccgcccgcccgccatcctctccctcccttgGCCTGCGCCGTCGCAGTCGGCACTCCCCTCGTCGGCATTCGGAAAAGCTGTCTCGGACACGCCGTCCCCCTCCCACGACCAACGGGCAAGGTCCCCTCAGCTGCCGAGACCGCTAGCTCCAGCGTGTCGTGGGTGCGTGGATGCCCATCGCCACCGTCTCGACCGGCTCGTGCTGCGAAAGCCCGTCGTTGGCTTAGCCCCGGCGTCGGAGCCGTTCTTGATCGGCCGCTGATCGAGGCCAGTCCGTGCTGgatcgtcgcctcgccgttgCAAAACTCGCTCTCGCCACCCCTCCCTCCAGCttgccccctcccccctcctccctcctccagGTCCCCAACCAGCGACCCCAGTGGCGAGTCCGGTGACCAGTCCAGTCCTCGGCCCCGGCACGGACACGTACCACTGCGCTTGGCATCAGCGTCGGAATCTTGCTTTTGCCTGCCTGCCGTGGCTATTTTCGCCATCGCTTacgcatcgccgtcggttACGCAGACAAAGCCCGCCAGGCGTGGACGGTGCACCTGCCTCCAGCCTGCTCTCGCCCGAAGCATCGCCCCTGCCCCTCCTCGTCTGCCTCGCTGCCTCCTGCCACCGGGGGTGCGAGGCTGGCCGGGCAAGGAAGGCACCTCTTGCCTCCCTAGCAGCTTCCTGCCGTGGCTCCCGAAAGGTGGGGCAggtccgtcgccgactttCTTCCGTTCCGTACCCTTCGGCACCCCGGCACCCTTCCGGTTCCGACGCCaaccccgacgccgcccgaGGTTGCCGTCGACTCCGCCGCCCATGTCTTCGCTTCCGTCGTACCGCGAGGCCACGACGCGACCGGACTGGCTCCTGCTCGCGGCCCCCCGCGTTCGCTTCGCCGACTACCGCTCGCTCTGTCTCGTCTGCCGTCGCTCCTGGTCCATCTTTGCTCCGCGCCTGTGGGGCGACCTCCTCCGTTCCGTCCGTCGGTCCGGGCTGGAGCCTGCCGATGGTGAGTGAttgcctcgtcgagcatcgCCCGCCGCGCGCGTCCGACGGCCCATGAGCAAAAATTCTCTTCTCGACCGAGCAGTTAACAGCCTTCGCTCCCTGCCGCCCGAATAGACCTCGTCTGGTGGCTCGATTTTGTCTCGAGCAAGCTGGTCCACGTCGATCCCAACACGCGCGCACTCGtccgcgtcctcgacgcaACCTGCTTTGCCAAGGACGCCTACTACCACTATGCGTCCGACCGGAGCTCCGGCGCGCTGGAGCAGGCCTTTGTCCGTGCTCTGGAGCTTCTGCCCAACGCCGACTcgctcctgctcgacggccatgccgACCTGAACCCtggcttcctcctcctccgttcGCCGCTCGCCACCCCGTCGCATCGTCTGCGGCTGCTCAGCCTTGCCCGATGCGCCGCTCACCTGCCGAGCGCCTTCTTCCACGCCCCTTGCCTCCAAAAGCTCGTCTATCTCGATGTCTCGGATGTCCCCGGCTCCGTTGCGCCGCTCCTCGAGCCCGCCTTGCTGCCGGACCTTTGCATCCTGAAGCTGCAAGGgagagccgtcgacgatgcggccctcggccttgtcgtcCGGGCCTTCTCCCGCAGGCTGTGGAGCCTGGACCTGACCGGGAACCCCATCACGGATGCGGCCGTTCAGCTGCTCGGCGACTGGTCCTTTTCGCCCGCATCGCTGCGGTCCGGTGACCACTTCGAGGCGGAGGGGCAGGTTGCCGCGCCTCGCCcccacggcacggcacagcaTGGACCCTTCCTCACCATCGAGGAGTCGGCTCTCAGCGGCGCCTTTTGCCACCCGGAGAGACATCTCGTCGATGCGCCTCGGTACGCGGGGGCTGCGCCGGAGTCGGCACCTCACCAACATGGCCGCTCGGATGCTTCGTCTCCGATCCGTGATGACTCTGCCGAATCCTCATCGAGGCTTCTGTCCCGCGCCGAGACTGACCTGGAGCGCGAGGCGTTTTGCACCTCGCGCGGCCTGACGCATCTGCGCTTGTCCGGCACCAACGTGACCAGCGCTGGCATCCAGAAGCTACTGCGAATCTCGTCCGGCCGTCTCGAAGATCTCGCCTGCGACCTCCCGCCGTTGTGCCCGTCCGTTCGTCACCGGATCAAGTCATGGCCCGACGGCGCGAAGCTGtacggcatcctcggcgccgctcaTTTGTTTcggcccgtcgtctcgtccaaCCTTCGAAAGCTACGCATTCACCATTCTCTCGTCACCCACATACCCACGCTCGAAGCCGAGAGcttgtcggccatggcgcgCCTGTTCTTGGCCGAAACATCGATACTCGAGAGAGTGGAGAGGGCGTATCCTCGAGTCTTCGTGCCGGACATGAACCCGCGCTTGACCTCGTTGACTCTGACAAACCTCCCGCGCCGCTCTTCCGGCCCGCTGatcgagaagctcgtcgactTCATCAACCTCCTCTCCTTGCAGGAACGCACCATCcgagacgccgccgccgccgcatcctCTTGGCGCAGCCCGCGCCTCGTGCCGGGTCTGAGACGGCTGACGTTGGAGTTTGCCTCGGACCCGATGCAGGACGGACGGTCCACCTCGGACTTTGTGGACGCCGAGGAATTAATGTCCGGCGCCGAAAGCGAGTTCAGCTTCTTCCCTGGCGAGCAGGGGggaaggcgacggccggaAGCGCACGGCCGAGCGAGGCCAGATTCCGATGTCGAGACTCGCACCGTAGATCCCCCCAGGTCCGACCGAGACAGTTGCCATCGGTTTGAACCCTACGACGGAACTTGGAACGGGAAAGCATTTTCAGTTCCCGTCTGGATAGGAACCGACGGCGCCAGCAACGACGTGTTTGACAGGTATCGAcggctcgtcatcgacgacgggctgAGAGACGGTGTTGGAccggcgacgccgtgccAGGTGGCCGCGGGAGCGCCCGAGCGGTCGTACATTTTTCAGGACGCCTGGTGCGCAGCCGTGATGCCTCCAAGACTCCAGGTGCCACCCCGGAGTGCCTTGGAGGGAATGAGAGACGTCCTGGACGAGCTGAGATTGTTTCGGTTGGCCGGGAgggccgcatcgtcgacgttgcGGATGAATGCccgagacggacggccgCTTCCAGGCGAGCCTCCGAGGTTCTGGACGGGCACCTTGAAGGTGTCTACCCCTTGATGCCCGTACAGGCGCTGATCATGACAAGGGCATCAAAGGCATCGGCCATGCGCCGTCACCATTCAGGCATTGCACGGGATGCATGCCGACATGGCCGTGGTACGCGATCCTGCCGCACGCCTTTGGGGCATGCCATGCCGTACGCCATTCTTTCAAGACAGGGGCAGCGCCAAGGCACAGGCCATGCGCTGTCACCATTCATGCTTTGCATGGAGTCATACATGCCGACATGGCCATGATGCGCGATGCCGGCGCGCACCTTTGGGGCATCTTGTAGGCCACTCTTTCACTTCCTGCCGACGGCTCACGAGGCGCATCCGAGATGCGAGGGCCTTGGACCGCGAGCTCGGACTGGCACCAGCATGAGGTGGCGGATGCCCCAGTCGGTCGCGGCCAGAGCTGGTTCCGCCACCGGCACGCAGGAGGGATGGTCTCGGGCTGTGGAAACCGTCTGCCAAGAGGCTGAAGTCGTGCTTTGCTCGTTTTTTCCGAtgctgcacggagtgcatATTCCGGGGTGCATGGACCAGTGCCGTTCACGTCGCCACCACGACCGGCCCAGACCTGCAGGCGCTAAGAGCCGAGACTGATGATGCTGCCTGCAAGGACGGCCCAAGTTGGATGCTcgacatgcatgcacgtatGGACATGCACACATGGGTGTGCCTGTAGTCCGTACGTAGCCGTGAACCAGACCCGTGTGGAGAGCGGCATCAttggcgccgaggagcaTGCAGCCTGCGATGCGCGGCCGCTCGCCAGCGGGCGAGAACAGGATGAGACAGCGGCGAGCAGAGAGAGGGTGGGTGGTTTGTCTCGGCCTGGTACCTACCCGAGCCACGTCTCACCAAGCGCCTTTGCGTGTTGCTGTGCACAAGCGGCGGAGGATGGCATTCGATGCCAAAATAACTCGAGTGTACGTACCCCCGGCCTCGTTCTGAATCGAGATTCTCGCCGCCCGAGGAGGCAGCGGGATAGCTCTGCGTACCGTCGACGCCTCCGCAATCCGCATTCCTGGCCGAACATGTGTCTAGGACGTGTTTGAGAAGCCTGAGAGATCagggcgaggggaggggaagagCGGCCCTTGATGGCTTGGAGACATGCAGCAGATGGGCAGTGGAGGGCTGGAACGACGTGAGGGCCTTGTCCTTGCAGTCGTAGCTGCGCTGTCTCGGGATCGAGAAACACCAAACATCCCGTACATGACGGCGTACCTGCATGCAAGTCTATCACGTACATGTTGCGTACGTGCCAGGTGCGTGTGCATCGTAATACGTGTTTACGTGCTGGTGCAGGGTAGGTCAGTGGTGAGGTCGATGTatctgtgcatgtgcaacaaagtacgtactgtaggtgtagttgcactccgtactgtactggcaATCACtggtacttgggtgcaccccgtactgtactggtaATCACTTGTACTGGTAATCACTTGTACTGGTAACCACTTGTACTGGTAatcacttgtacttgaggtGTTttgtgtgcaagtacgtggaTGCTTGTGGTACACCACTATTACACCACGACTTTGTTGCTTGCAGGACTCGCTCTTCAGCGTTCCCGTTGACGGCTGTAACAGGGCAACAAGGTAGGGTGGAAATGCGGGGGAGACCCGGGGGGGGTGGGCGTCATAGGATAGACATGGTTGCAGTGAATACTGGTAGAGAGAGTACcaggtattactccgtacatggttgaaagtacttgcttattTGTGTACTCAGTCCTTGGACGTACTGCGAGCGCACTGCTTTCTTTGTCGTTGGCTGGCTCATGTGCATATCAACATGGTGCATTCACACCTGCAAGCCGTACCTGCAGTACTGGCCGCTCCTACATACCACTATTTGG includes these proteins:
- a CDS encoding leucine rich repeat domain containing protein — encoded protein: MLQTSFFFPSSFMPHRQRWRERLVALSRRRPPAILSLPWPAPSQSALPSSAFGKAVSDTPSPSHDQRARSPQLPRPLAPACRGPGVGAVLDRPLIEASPCWIVASPLQNSLSPPLPPACPLPPPPSSRSPTSDPSGESGDQSSPRPRHGHVPLRLASASESCFCLPAVAIFAIAYASPSVTQTKPARRGRCTCLQPALARSIAPAPPRLPRCLLPPGVRGWPGKEGTSCLPSSFLPWLPKGGAGPSPTFFRSVPFGTPAPFRFRRQPRRRPRLPSTPPPMSSLPSYREATTRPDWLLLAAPRVRFADYRSLCLVCRRSWSIFAPRLWGDLLRSVRRSGLEPADDLVWWLDFVSSKLVHVDPNTRALVRVLDATCFAKDAYYHYASDRSSGALEQAFVRALELLPNADSLLLDGHADLNPGFLLLRSPLATPSHRLRLLSLARCAAHLPSAFFHAPCLQKLVYLDVSDVPGSVAPLLEPALLPDLCILKLQGRAVDDAALGLVVRAFSRRLWSLDLTGNPITDAAVQLLGDWSFSPASLRSGDHFEAEGQVAAPRPHGTAQHGPFLTIEESALSGAFCHPERHLVDAPRYAGAAPESAPHQHGRSDASSPIRDDSAESSSRLLSRAETDLEREAFCTSRGLTHLRLSGTNVTSAGIQKLLRISSGRLEDLACDLPPLCPSVRHRIKSWPDGAKLYGILGAAHLFRPVVSSNLRKLRIHHSLVTHIPTLEAESLSAMARLFLAETSILERVERAYPRVFVPDMNPRLTSLTLTNLPRRSSGPLIEKLVDFINLLSLQERTIRDAAAAASSWRSPRLVPGLRRLTLEFASDPMQDGRSTSDFVDAEELMSGAESEFSFFPGEQGGRRRPEAHGRARPDSDVETRTVDPPRSDRDSCHRFEPYDGTWNGKAFSVPVWIGTDGASNDVFDRYRRLVIDDGLRDGVGPATPCQVAAGAPERSYIFQDAWCAAVMPPRLQVPPRSALEGMRDVLDELRLFRLAGRAASSTLRMNARDGRPLPGEPPRFWTGTLKVSTP